The following nucleotide sequence is from Citrus sinensis cultivar Valencia sweet orange chromosome 6, DVS_A1.0, whole genome shotgun sequence.
TATATGTGGGGGTTTCTTTTGATGTGAGTCACTCCTTGAGGATTAAGGATTAACCTCCTCTAAATGAGAGTGGCTAATCTATGATGTATTATCATATTACAATGTCAATGAAGTTTCTTATTTACTGTTAAGCTTCTTGTTTTGGTAAAATATTGAGGCAGCAAAACTGCTAGCTAGGGCCTTAAAAGTGGGGGAAAAAGACGGAGTGgtgatgatattattatacATACCTTCTATGCATGATTTTGCAGCTTTTCAGTTAATGGACAAAAGGATGAGGTTCTGCAACTCCAATTGTGTGCCCGAAATATAAGGGCAGCGTGGTGCCGAGTGATACATGAAAATCAAGATTGATGGATAATAATGCACATAGAAGCTTGGGCTGATGAGCTCTACTCATTCTACTTTTTGCTTTTGGCTGccattatatttataaggaGGCAGAGTGGTGTGTAAAGCGCAATAAAGCAAGAAACTTTATCTCATGCGCATGTTCGAAGCAAgtttaatgaatttgatgatgacCTGACCATTCTATTTCTAGCTTCTTTTCATTGGGATTTCCTCAGTTGATGCTTAGAAGTTGGAACGCATATGCTTTTGGAAAATGCAAATAGATATCCAGGTCTAGGTAGACTTTGGCGGCCCTTTTGTGGTGGCTGTCCAATGTGCAGTCTGCAGACCTGTATAATTATTGTTCACCGCTCTTAATTGGGGGCCCAAATCAAGCCATTTAGGTTGTCCCTGCAGCTCCCGGGTTTGTAGCCATAGGCAATAGCTATGTTTCAAGGATTTCTTCTCGGTAATTAGGCTGGGCCAAGTACTAAATTGAGAATTGGGGTGTTAAAAATGCTAAGGTGGTAAAATTTGAGAGGCCAGAATTGATAGAGTCTAGTCTATAAATATTGGACAATAAAGATTCTAAAAATATGGGGTGTAAAACTAAATTTCTAACaccattaaaagaaattaaaatgttgtAATGATAAATTTTCCCTTTGTGTtttctctaaataaaaaaagaattttaaattttcctcGTTTTTTCTccactttttctttcatttgagaaaatttccattgaattaaaaaatagagacaaataaaaacaaacctaatgatgatgaaaattacTTACGAGCTATATGCAATCTGACTTCTGAAGATACCACTAGTGTGGAAATAATAATGCTATACCTACTTAGTTCGAATAGTTAATTTGTATCATAATTGATGTAGCAAATGAAGTATCGTTATTTAACCggttcaattaattatatcttatcatttttaatccaaattgTGAATTTCTATTAGTGATGATGATTCAGTAAGAATACAAGTATCCCAACTAAATATGCATAGCATCACTTGTGCGAAAATTGTTAATCAGCTACAAGAAAATGCATGCGTCTAAATTATACTAAAAcctaaaagattaaataagatttgttCTAGgcagataaaataataacaataaaacatTCAAGTTACTGGAGTCTTGCAAAACAAAGCATTAAGAGACATAGGCTTGCATGATAAGCAGTCTTGCTTTCTAAATTTAAACACAGCTATTTATTATATACTATCTGTCAATGGCATTCAAAAGTGCAGGGGAACTCGTTCAGATTGAAGGCTTCCTTCTTCATTCTGCTGACCATCACTCGCCGCATTATCAGCACCATTGTTCTCTCCATCTATCACAACAGCTATTTCTTCACTTGCATTGCTGTTGCTACTTCCCTGATCACAGAGTTGTAGTTTGTGTATTGTCAAAAGGAGCAATCATAAGAGTAATAATTCTCAAGTGTTAACGTCCGCACTTTGTGAAATGCCCATGCGTTTGCACCTATGAAGAACTTAACTCATCTTTAGAAAATACAATAAGTTGGAGATAAAAGAGAGTGATGTGTACTATAATAACAGGCCTCGGGGGGAAGCTTTTGTTGTACACGACCACAAACGTTATCAGATAAATTAAGAGACCCAATGCCAGCTGCGTGAAGCATCATCATCATAGGAGATATTCATGATGTTAGTACAAGTAAAAATGAAgaggagaggaaaaaaaaaagtcttcaGTGTGCGTTGGTGTATGTTTATGAATGAAATTTCGTCTTACATAGCACTTGGTTTTGACATCATCTTTGCTCTGAGCGTGGTGATTGATGAAAATATCCATGAACAGCATCAGAGTTACGAGCTGCATGCCAAGCACAATCAGTATACTAGCTAGATATAGAGAAGTACCTCATTTAATTTAGTCCgagaattaattaagtaattaaacatgaaattaatatcattaatttcttttttcatacaacgaaagaataattttgttaCATACCATTGCATTGCAGAAACAGGGGAGTTGAACCTCGTAATAAGAATTaacagaagaaaaaataaattaagaccGAATGTACAACTTTCgaatttattatcaaaattaatgattGTAAATAGAGAAACTAAATACCGCAAGAAAGGCAGTGCACATAAATGAAGAAGCAGATTCAGATTCTTGACGATCAGCattttcaaattgattcaaaagGCGCCGAGCTTCAGCTTGAGCAATAGGTGAGTAAGCCAACGGCCTTCCCCCATAGGCAACGAAAGCAAATGGGTCGCTGTAAggcaaataattcaaatttgatgcttaatttttatgtCAATAAATGTACAGATTTATTATTTACGCTTCATATACAAAATGTAGAGAAGCGGCATCATCAGCTTGCCTGGGCTGAGGGACCCGATAGCCGGGGGTCTGATAACCAGGCCTATAATCCTGTAAGTgtacaacaaattaatagaagCATGTATAAGaagaattaatcaattaaagcAGTTTctgaattaattattaataaacttGCATATAATGTATGCATACCTGGTGGCAGATTTCAcaaatcattttcttctttgcaTTGCACCATTTTTGGATGCATTTCCTGTGGGCAAACTATATATAGAGCAAGAAGCTACGAATAATCAGAATTAAAACAGCAGGCCGGTACATGCagatatacatatatacatatatgatgAATTAATGATGGTGAGGTTACCTGGATGGTGCCCTTGCAACCACAAGGAGCCTCCATTTTATGGATGAAGTCCTCCTCCTGGCAAACACGGCACTCCGATCTCTCATTTGATACGCTGCCATCACCAGCGCCGTTGTCAACAATCTTCAAGGTCATAATGCTTTCAGCCTTGACGATTATATGATCACTCATTCTCGGAAAACCTAtatgctaaaaaaataaaaacaaaaatgataataaagtGAGTGTTTCCCCAGAAAATGAGATAGAAAGTAGCAGTCACAAAAAGAAGCTCAAATTTTcttgcatgcaaaacaaacaaattaggACTGACAAAGCTTCAGGAAATGGGAATCCTAAGCTGGCCTtcgtaataataatatataaggGCAACgttaaaaaaacaatgagcctttttttgaaacaaacaAGAAACCACCATAATGGATACAATTAAGAACACAAAAGACCTGttgaaaacaaacaagaaaacagTCTAAAGACTACATATCAAAGATGCAAGAGATGAAGATTTTAACGATGAAACCATAGAAACAAGAGCATTATttcttgaattaaattaaagagaaaggaagtttatgaaaaatgaagaaattactGAGATGTATTCCTTCTTCTTGATCTGCTACAATGGTACTGGCTTTGATGTGAGCAATCCAAAGAGAGTGAGGCTTGTTATATAGGCTAAAACTAAAATGTAACCGAAGGTGATATAAAACCTCAGCATCCAATATTATTTGTCCGCTAGCTAGTCTAGaggattaataaattaacctCGAGTGCTGCTGAGAGTTGGACGCGTAATGGTTCTTTCTGCCACATAATTACACTTTTTGGCTCTCGACTTTTCTTTTGCTTATTGTGGCATTGTTGTTGCTTGCTttagtttttactttttaatagTTGCGGTCAGAGCTGATTAGACTATCCTAAGGAAGTTACCTTCCTGCCCCCTACAAATCATCTTTCCTCACTCCTCATCTTCCCCATGaactaaaaataatgaacAACGATTGTTtagttttaatattatcaatttcaatataattaataagcGAATCTTCCCCTTGAGAAGAGATAAGAATGAAGACGAGATACAGTAATACATGATTATTTTAACTACtttagcattttattttttctaaaatggaaaaagaataagatgtttttttcttaaataatacaatgaacataaatttattaagaaaatgacAATTCATAATATGACAAGTTCATTGATAAGATACTAAGATTCTGATAGAACtataaacaaataagattaaatGCTGAAAAAAAATCACCTATAAAGAGCATAAAGGTCAATATCttggtactttttttttttttttttttgcagacTCTGTTGTtcagaaaaaaacaaaaattgcgGCGAATtcctttattctcttttaatAGAAGTTTTGCATAGGATTAAATTGCGTAAAAAAGCTTGTATTTAGTAAACCCGAACTAATATGGCTAGCTATACACTCTGACGAGTTTGCTCCCTCCGGTGGCCTCTCCATCTTGAATTCTTGGATGAGCATGTGGCCCGGTTGCTGGGTTGTTCCTTCTACAAGATTAGGCACTGTGGTTGGTGACATCATAGGGATATCAGCGTTGAGGATGATATGATCTCTCATTTTCTAAGAcctatatatatgtacaacAAAATGTTGGGCACGTGGCTGTTGAGGTGTCTTTCTAAAATGAGTTTTCAGTATGTGGACAGACATTTTATTCAGTTCAATTTTGCCACGTTTAGAGAAATAAATGCCGGCTAACAGTTGTAATAATGACTTAAAAACAAACTTTTTTCACTACTTCAtctttaatggaaaaattaacatgttaAAAGGAGATGATGGAAATGATTTTGGTCCATAagatttgtaatcaaacaaaaaatatttatgctaCACCATCACTATTAATTATAGAAGCTTCAGAAGTATCAAAATCAGCTGCAAAATACTTTAATGGCTGAAGGTTCAATTATAAACTTTTGCTCTTAATTTTCATGGGTATGTTATGTTTGTATTTGGAAATCATACTTTAAGTATGCCTATagaaaactcaaaataatgtagtaagtttcaagttttctaaagaaaataagatagATAGCAAAGAAAACGAaggttgtgtgtgtgtgtgtgtatagaaTGAGCCTCATCCATTCACACTTATTGCATTAAGAAAGAATAGCAATGAAGATAAATCTGAATATAAAGAGACAAGTCAAAACATCTGTAAGAGCTCATAAGAAAATGATCCAAAGACCATCAATATATGCAAGAATtggagggggaaaaaaaattaaaaaacagaGAATTAATAGAAAGAGAGAGTACTGAGATACTCCTTCTACTTACTGCCAAAGTGGGTGTGATATGCATtaaggtttttattttattatataggCTCAAATGTAAACCAAAGGTGACAGACAGATAGCTCCAGCAGTCAGCATCCATTCCTCCGctgtaaaatttaatatcaacATCGAGTCCGTCGTCAGAATTGGACGCGTAATTGTGTTTCTTGTGCCACACAATTACAATTTTGGcattactttctttttaccaTACGTGGCATTGCTGGTTGGGCATCATGCAAATTTACCTTATTGCCCTCAACTACGCAGCATTCCTCGCCACCCCCACACATggttataagatttatacACATTTATTACTTGTAGTTCTGAAATATAATTCCGATATGCAATGcaaatttgtctttttttttttttttcctgagtTTTAAACCGAATTTACACTTCAATTAAATCGGCTttcttaagatttttttttttcgttttcataattattttgaagttgataattaaGTGTAGaacatttaattcttttattatcatGTCCTATTGATTGCAATACGAGTTGGTTTAGATGGCAAGAAGGGGGTTAATCgattaagaaaatttcaatCTATTGAACAGGACTATATCATTGATTAGCCAACCCTCCCCTTGAGAAGCGACGGATAAGAactaaaaagaagaaatataaatatataataatacatCATAACTATCTAATTATTTCAGCTGTACTTTCTTTgtataaaaaggaaaaagaacgaaaaaaaaaaatggatttcTTATTGGAGCAAAGCTCAAATCTATTTCTccttttaatctttttgtcACTTCAATAAATCCAAAGTTTCCTTATTTCATAATCTTCTGGTTTATTGGAGAAATGACCGTACGTTCTCTATCATACACAATCCTATTTGACTCAAACTATGTTTATgctatttttctaaattaaaaaaaaattatccaaaattcacaaaaataaaatcatataggcaagaaaaatgagtaataattgaaaatatattttcatgcAGAAAAGATGACAAAACTGGTAGTCTGGTTCCATTATGTTTTCTTCTGTCGAACAAAAACAATATGTAATAAGACAAACACATTGAATAGatcattaaattttgataaattattagacAGTCATAAAAATTCACTTTTAAATCAATAAAGGCAAATATGACAGATAATTAAATTCACTCAACTGTCATAACTGTAACAAGATACTCATAACTAATTCCGTGAAATCATTGCCGGATAATATCCTATATGCAATAGAATGTGAATCATAGGGCTAGATACTCTCATTATCTTTCAataattgatgtattattattattattattattattattattgtgattttttgATGTTCTAAAAATGCCAATCCGTTCTTATTTAATACTTCTTATAGTGAATACTCTACGTCTCTACCATTTCCATATACTATAAGCACATTTGTTCGAACGATCTTGATTCAATGCTTTATGTGCTATACAAAATTCGTAAAGCCTCCTTGAAACTTAATTCCACCATGAATGcagattttgtttctttcttttttttaaaaaaaaaaaaattcaattcaaaaattaaaaagaaaccCAATAATGGGCCTGTTTATACTTAACACCAGAAGCCCAACACAAGGCCCATAACTGTTTTAAAAATCTGACCACATTCAATTTCCCGCCAAAGTgctcttttatcaatttttttttaaataaaaaaaaaaaggaaaaaggggGAGATGCTCACGCGCTTATCTaggtttgatatttttttcagtGAAGGTtagtgagtttttttttttttttttgaagctCAGTGAAGGTTAGTGAGTTGAATCAGAGTAAAAAATGGTGATGGAATCAGCGGATGATTCAGCTTCGCCGGGATCTAGAAAATGGCCGAGACTATTCATCAAAGAAATGGTGATGCGGAACTTCAAATCGTACGCCGGCGAACAGCGCGTCGGTCCTTTTCACAAGGTTaagaccttttttttaaaaaaaaaaaaaaattctggcTTCTGTTTGGTTGCCGAGGAAATTACATCTGATATCAAATTGAGACAAACGATTTGAGTAATTGGAGTTCACTTGGCCGTTTGTGTGGTGTTTTGGGTTTGCTTCTGTTTCTTCGCCGACAAAAGTTTcggaaaatgaatttaaaatttgaagtcaAATTGAGTTAGCTGATATGTTAAATTACCGAGGTTGTAGATGACTAAAGTTTATCTTTGTATTTATGTTAGTTTAAGGTTCTGTTTGGTTGCCGAGAAAATAGTGGAGAAccggagttttttttttaatttttaaatttggctTAATTATACTGACAGTTCAAAGGGTTTTGGTTTTCAATCGAAAGGATCAGTTAggaactcaaaattctctctCAGAGAGATGTGGCCAAACAATTGAACGCACTTGATTTGAATTGACCTATTCTGTTTATTTGttagattttgaattaattaattaattatcccTTGTGTTGGATATTAGAGTTTTTCTGCAGTGGTTGGGCCCAACGGGAGTGGGAAGAGCAATGTGATAGATGCAATGCTTTTTGTATTTGGAAAGAGAGCCAAACAGGTGTTTTATGCATTTGAGtcttttttagtttctttatttGATAGCAAAAGTTTTGTATGTTTCATCTTCTAAATTGTAGCAAAAGCAATTAATATTTCTCCATGTTGTGTTGATTGAAATTCGCAGATGCGACTCAACAAAGTTTCAGAACTTATTCACAATTCTACTAATTATCAGAACCTAGATAGTGCCGGTGTTTCTGTTCATTTTCAGGAGATAGTTGATCTGGTAATCGCTTAAGTCTTTCTTATCTGGGGTCTCTTAGCAATGGTTTTGGGCGATTGTGACGCTTGATTATACAAGCTCTTTATCTAATATAGCCTTTTGATGGTGAAATGTTGAAACagaaattttgactttttgttttctttcatgGTACCCAAATTGAGCTgtaaatgtcaaaattttctGAACTAATTTTGCACTGTATACAGGATGATGGAACATATGAAGCTATTCAAGGAAGTGATTTTGTAATATCACGTGTTGCATTCCGCGATAACTCCTcaaaatattacattaatGACCGCCCAAGTAATTTTACTGAAGTTACCAAGAAGTTGAAAGGCAAAGGAGTTGACCTGGACAACAACCGTTTTCTGATTCTTCAGGTTCGGTATTGTTAAACAGCATTAGCAATTAGCAATTTTgagtcaaaattttgtttctcatTGTTTTAAGGATATGCTTGTGGGTTTGTTAACAGGGTGAAGTTGAGCAGATTTCACTGATGAAGCCAAAAGGTCAAGGGCCACATGACGAAGGCTTTCTCGAATACCTTGAGGACATAATTGGAACTGACAAAtatgttgaaaaaattgatgaatcTTATAAGGAGTGAGTATTCTCGTCATTCTATTTCAGCAGAAAGTTCACACTGTACACGCTCTTGTTTCATTCCTTGATGTGTACATGAAAGTTGAAAGAGGTTGTAATTTGTACTGCCTGGGTAGGTGTGGGTGGGAAAGACTCGGTTTTGTCCGCCGAGAAAAAGAATGCTGTTGTCATGAgattagaaaaatagttttaatgTGAACATGGGTTGTTTATGGGATTAAAAGTGGGGAACTGTCATTGAAGTGGTGCTTCTATTCTAATATTGatatttcattgtttttagcatgaattttgtaatgaaCTATAAGTACTGCAGGACTGAGGTCAGTGTGCAACTACCATATTGAAGATCATATTTGCTTTTACATAGCCTGTTTCTAATGTCATATGACTAACGCTAGTTATGTTGTACTCTTTGACCTCCTAGGCTTGAATCACTCAATGAGAAACGTTCCAGTGTTGTTCAAATGGTTAAATTAgcagagaaagaaagagatagCTTGGAGGTTTGTATGTGTTTCTGTACTGGTATGCTATCTTCGGTCACATTCAGACATCCTCTTAATGTACTTCTACATAATAGGATGTGAAGAACGAAGCAGAGGCCTACATGCTAAAAGAGTTGTCACTCTTAAAATGGCAAGAGAAAGCCACAAATTTGGCTTATGAAGATACCAGTCTGAAAATAGTTGAGCTACAAGAAAACGTGTccaaattagaagaaaatctGAAGAATGAGAGGTAAGTTTTGGTCATCATAAGTATTGAGCTTACACTATAATTTTGCACTCTAGAACTGTACTATGAAGATCTCAACATATCTTTCTAGGGAGAAGATCCAAGATAATAACAAAACATTGAAGGAATTGGAGTCTGTGCACAACAAATACATGAGGAGACAAGAGGTATCATAGCAGTCTGGCTATCTAAGTTATTGATAGAAATCTAGCTATCTAAATTATTCATAGAAGTAGTGATTATTGTACTGGTATGGATTATCTCTTTCCAGAAAGAATATTTGAAAGAATGAAGTTTTATGCCATTCAGCAGGCACTATATGCCATGCCTGCTTTTTGAGCTTTTCCCATTAAATTTACTAGGAATTTATCTGAATAACATctatattttccttcttttttttttctcccctcTTTGGATTATTAGGAACTTGATAATGATCTCAGAGTTTCTAAGGAGGAGTTTAAAGAGTTTGAGAGGCAGGATGTGAAATACAGGGAAGATTCGAAGCACATGAagcaaaagatcaagaaactTGAAGTTAAAGTTGAAAAGGTAGAGTAAAGACATGGTTACGGCAATTGTATATGTCCAGCATCTTACTTTTGCCATGTGCTTGCAGGATTCATCAAAGATTGATGACTTAACAAAGGAGTGTGAGCACGCAACGAATCAGATCCCAAAACTTGAAGAAAACATTCCAAAGCTGCTAAAGCTTTTGTTAGATGAAGAGAAACTCCTGGAGCAAATTAAAGAGAATGCCAAAGGTTGTCTGTATCTacttttatctgaaattttataaaaatatctgTTAGTGAAAATGTCTTCATTGCTGATACACAAAATATCATTACTTTTCCATTTATGAATATGATCAATCTATGTGGTTTTGGAAGACATCGGATACTTTAAAATTACCTTGCAAcgtattttagttttttatcataaattcaACTGGAGTGATAATAAGTTCAAAACTAAATCCCTTTTAGGTTATAAACGGTGTTAGATGAGAACCTTTGTACCTAGTTTGCTAAACTTATCTTTGATGTGATGGATTGATATACAGTTGAAACTGAGCGGTACCGCTCTGAGCTTGCAACCGTTCGTGCTGAACTAGAACCTTGGGAAAAAGAGCTGATTGTGCACAAGGGAAAACTTGAAGTAACATGCACTGAGAGCAAGCTTTTATGTGAGAAGGTGTGCtttctatattatttttgacTGGATAATTACTGTCAAAAtggttttgatattttagGAAATTCCTAGTCTGTAGTGaactcattttttaaaattgtttccTTCTCTACCCTGATCAAATGCTTTGCTTGCAATATGTATCATCTAATACCTTTATTTATACGCATATATTTTAACCATTATCACTTATAAGCATACGTCTTCAGTGATTATAATGGACATGGATAATTACTTACACAATCATGTAGAATTGAAAATGTAGTAGTTTGGCATGGATCCTCTTTAAAAGCATGAAATGCATACACTTCACTCACCAATACACACGTTGCAGAAAGCACGCTTAACCTCCACCTCTTGGGAAATTGTGTTAGTGCCTTCTACATGCGTTATCCTTTTTACTCCTTTAAACACTTTATAGATCACTACCCCTACTTAGTTAACATACATCAGGTTCCAACACAtagattttctttctcttacttttttgaaaaattttacacTTGAGTCGCTTGAATCATGAGGTAGATGATCGGAACAAAAATAGTTGGCTGAATGTGCCTGTTGACTATTTCAGCATGAAGCTGGCCGTAAAGCTTTTGAAGACGCTCAAAGGCAAATGGATGATATATTGAGAAGAATTGACACCAAGACTACAGCCATCAGGAACATGCAAGGTGATTTAGAGAAAAACAAGCTTGAAGCAATGGAAGCTCATAATGTAGAACAAGTTCGTATTTTcatgataattatttgaacatcggttttcttttcttattattcTCTTCTGTGATGGAATATGATGAGAAAACTTATGTGCTTTGTAGGAGTGCTTCAAAGAACAAGAAACCCTGATTCCACTTGAACAAGCTGCTAGACAGAAAGTTGCTGAACTTAAGTCTGTAATGGATTCTGAGAAGAGTCAGGGATCAGTATTAAAAGCAATTCTGCAAGCTAAGGAGTCCAACCAAATTGAGGGAATATATGGCAGAATGGGTGATTTAGGTGCCATTGATGGTCAGTATTCTGCATCATGATGGTGCATTATATTGACTAGCTTTTGCCATCTGGtcattcttttatattatagTTCTTGAACACTGAAGTTCAATTTATCAAGATCTCTTGTTATGTTcatttcaatctttttttgcTACTGTATTCCCATCACCTTTTCCAGCTTGAACAggataatcaaattaatttaggaGTCTATGTTTTTCCATGTAAAAGTTTCACTTTATTCCACTAACCCTAAATTACCACCCTTTTCATATTGAATATCTGCACAAGTGGTGCAATAATCTTGTTACATTTTTGCAGGCTTAAGTCATGTTATTTACTTCTTTCTTACCCTCATTGTCTTTGCAGCGAAATATGATATTGCTGTATCAACAGCATGTCCTGGACTTGATTATATTGTGGTAGAAACAACCAGTGCAGCACAAGCATGCGTTGAGCTACTTCGGAGGGAGAAGCTTGGTGTTGCGACGTTCATGATATTGGTATTAGCAGTTACATTAATATTACCATGTAGATGTGCTCACTGACCTGTGAATTTGACTCCTTAAGACCTGacaaattcaattatgactGACAATCTAGTATTTGCTGGTAGGTTCAACTAGTAAAATCTCTTGGGGTGGTGCAAGAGACTTCGTGTTTGAACCTATGTTACATGGGTGGAGGAGACATTTAGTTTCTGTTGGTGCAATGCTTGAAAACAGAGAGAAATTACAAGAGGCAATCTATTTGACTATTAGATTTGCTGATTCTGGGATCACAAATTTTCGACCTCTATTTCTTAAAAtgcacaaatgaaatatttcagCAACACGgaatttagtaattttgtaAAAGCAGACATATGTTTGGGATCCCCTAACTTGTTATAATTGGCAATGTGACATTTGCCTAGCAACTGGAAAACAGATAGGGATGACATTATGATAATGCTTCCATTCCTTTTTCCATGCAGGAGAAACAAGTGGATCTTTTTCCCAAGATGAAGGAGCATTTTAGCACGCCAGAAAATGTTCCGCGTCtctttgacttaataaaagttaaggaTGAAAGAATGAAACTTGCTTTCTATGCAGCAATGGGAAATACTCTTGTAGCGAAGGATCTTGATCAGGTAGCCTTCAGTTTTCACACATAAAAGTTACCTGTGTCATGAATGATGGAGTGTGTTATGCAGGTGATGCACATTTCCATGTCATTTCTAGATAGAACTTAAtccaaagaatttgaaaataaggtATGAGGGAGTTAACAAGAAGGCAAGTTACTTCGGGAAATTTTGACTGCAATGAGATGAGAGTCTTtggatatttttaattctgatTCTTTTTACATAATGGCAgtatttttgagattttaagccttatttcctttctatatttatatgttttcCTCAATGTCAGTGTGATATTCTTGTGTGAGCATAAATGAGCACGCACATAAACATCTGACTCTGTCTTTTTATGCATATGTATATCATGCTTACTTCAATAATTAGATAGAATTCATATCATAGTGCTCCATAACTATTATTGATGGTTTTCTATAAGTTAACTTCCTTTTGCTGTTGAACTTAGGCAACACGGATTGCTTATAGTGGAAACAAAGAATTTCGACGAGTGGTTACACTTGATGGTGCGCTTTTTGAAAAATCTGGTACTATGAGTGGTGGGGGAAGTAAGCCACGTGGCGGTAAGATGGGGACATCTATTCGACCCACTAGTGTCTCAGCTGAAGCAATTATCAATGCTGAGAAGGAGCTCTCAGCTATGGTGGATAACTTGAGTAGAATTCGCCAAAAAATTGCTGATGCAGTGAAGCATTACCAAGCCTCAGAAAAAGCAGTTGCACACTTGGAAATGGAATTAGCTAAAAGCCGTAAGGAGGTATTACTCACTTATTTCAAAGTCTAATGTTTCTTTTGGTTGCTATGTTCTAG
It contains:
- the LOC102612080 gene encoding uncharacterized protein LOC102612080, encoding MSDHIIVKAESIMTLKIVDNGAGDGSVSNERSECRVCQEEDFIHKMEAPCGCKGTIQFAHRKCIQKWCNAKKKMICEICHQDYRPGYQTPGYRVPQPSDPFAFVAYGGRPLAYSPIAQAEARRLLNQFENADRQESESASSFMCTAFLAVQLPCFCNAMLVTLMLFMDIFINHHAQSKDDVKTKCYLALGLLIYLITFVVVYNKSFPPRPVIIGSSNSNASEEIAVVIDGENNGADNAASDGQQNEEGSLQSERVPLHF
- the LOC102612383 gene encoding structural maintenance of chromosomes protein 4, with product MVMESADDSASPGSRKWPRLFIKEMVMRNFKSYAGEQRVGPFHKSFSAVVGPNGSGKSNVIDAMLFVFGKRAKQMRLNKVSELIHNSTNYQNLDSAGVSVHFQEIVDLDDGTYEAIQGSDFVISRVAFRDNSSKYYINDRPSNFTEVTKKLKGKGVDLDNNRFLILQGEVEQISLMKPKGQGPHDEGFLEYLEDIIGTDKYVEKIDESYKELESLNEKRSSVVQMVKLAEKERDSLEDVKNEAEAYMLKELSLLKWQEKATNLAYEDTSLKIVELQENVSKLEENLKNEREKIQDNNKTLKELESVHNKYMRRQEELDNDLRVSKEEFKEFERQDVKYREDSKHMKQKIKKLEVKVEKDSSKIDDLTKECEHATNQIPKLEENIPKLLKLLLDEEKLLEQIKENAKVETERYRSELATVRAELEPWEKELIVHKGKLEVTCTESKLLCEKHEAGRKAFEDAQRQMDDILRRIDTKTTAIRNMQGDLEKNKLEAMEAHNVEQECFKEQETLIPLEQAARQKVAELKSVMDSEKSQGSVLKAILQAKESNQIEGIYGRMGDLGAIDAKYDIAVSTACPGLDYIVVETTSAAQACVELLRREKLGVATFMILEKQVDLFPKMKEHFSTPENVPRLFDLIKVKDERMKLAFYAAMGNTLVAKDLDQATRIAYSGNKEFRRVVTLDGALFEKSGTMSGGGSKPRGGKMGTSIRPTSVSAEAIINAEKELSAMVDNLSRIRQKIADAVKHYQASEKAVAHLEMELAKSRKEIESLKSQHSYLEKQLDSLKAASEPRKDEIDRLEELQKIISAEEKEIEKIVNGSKDLKEKALQLQSKVENAGGEKLKAQKLKVDKIQSDIDKSSTEINRHKVQIETAQKMIKKLTKGIAESKKEKEQLVEERVKMERIFDEILEKAHNVQEHYTNTQKLIDQHRDVLDKAKNDYEKLKKTVDELRASEIEADYKLQDLKRSYKELEMRGKGYKKRLDDLQITLLKHLEQIQKDLVDPEKLQATLADQTLSDACDLKRALEMVALLEAQLKELNPNLDSITEYRRKVAAYNERVEDLTTVTQQRDDVKKQYDEWRKKRLDEFMAGFNAISLKLKEMYQMITLGGDAELELVDSLDPFSEGVVFSVRPPKKSWKNIANLSGGEKTLSSLALVFALHHYKPTPLYVMDEIDAALDFKNVSIVGHYVKDRTKDAQFIIISLRNNMFELADRLVGIYKTDNCTKSITINPGSFTVCENAGSP